Proteins from a single region of Spirochaetota bacterium:
- a CDS encoding helix-turn-helix transcriptional regulator: MFISKVLRGFTLAAPVWAALCVASCGGHDGSIPVTKWSILYSGEPAIEKIRDGGEWRPIAIPSTFRLPYRNARGLQYAWLRGDFDVAGDPAAYYGISLGRVYYTDSVYINEKPVGSQTSHDINIMCRNRSYEIPPGSLKSGPNTVHVRIGIYANEFGGIPSTVAVQKEERFSRARILGDMLYIYFPVVIIIGAFFMLILMTIFYLWNRTEKQFLYSSFSIIIYIIYLASLFYPFKNVDLLFIKFMHSASVQFFSIALILIIQSVYGIYLTNYNRILVPALLGVALLNVLSLLLIYRVDIPFTHYTGDVLSILTVCVNSPMALLLAVKLNRLKPDRFKYYLSLATIVVGSLVVIFEVILSIKGGRLTFLLATFCSPFFFFLFAAFFARDLMKKNAEIGHLYDRLKEDEPVINETTQEKLDKVVQFIKENYTSDLSREGLAAAVGLNPNYMSTLFKKYTGYKINDYINKLRIEEAAKKLTKRDEKIIEIAFAVGFESLTTFNRVFKSVIGKTPTEYRDMA; the protein is encoded by the coding sequence ATGTTCATATCCAAGGTATTACGGGGTTTCACCCTGGCCGCGCCGGTATGGGCCGCCCTCTGCGTCGCCTCCTGCGGCGGTCACGACGGATCCATCCCGGTGACGAAATGGAGCATCCTTTACAGCGGCGAGCCTGCCATCGAAAAGATCAGGGATGGCGGGGAATGGCGGCCTATCGCCATTCCATCGACCTTCAGGCTCCCCTACCGGAACGCCAGGGGGCTGCAGTACGCGTGGCTCAGGGGCGACTTTGACGTGGCGGGGGACCCGGCAGCCTATTACGGGATTTCCCTGGGCCGGGTCTACTACACGGACAGCGTGTATATCAATGAAAAACCGGTGGGCTCCCAGACGTCCCACGATATCAACATCATGTGCCGCAACCGCAGCTACGAGATACCACCGGGATCCCTTAAGAGCGGCCCCAATACGGTGCATGTGCGGATCGGCATATACGCCAACGAGTTTGGCGGCATCCCCTCCACGGTCGCCGTCCAGAAGGAAGAGCGCTTCAGCCGGGCGCGGATCCTGGGCGACATGCTTTATATTTATTTTCCCGTGGTAATCATTATAGGCGCTTTTTTCATGCTCATTCTCATGACCATTTTTTACCTGTGGAACAGGACAGAAAAGCAGTTTCTCTACAGTTCTTTCAGCATCATAATCTATATCATCTATCTGGCGTCGCTTTTTTATCCGTTCAAGAACGTCGATTTACTCTTTATCAAGTTCATGCATTCGGCATCGGTCCAGTTCTTTTCCATCGCCCTGATCCTGATCATCCAGTCGGTCTATGGGATCTATCTCACCAATTACAACAGGATCCTGGTGCCGGCGCTTCTCGGGGTCGCCCTGCTGAATGTTCTCTCCCTCCTGCTCATCTACCGGGTTGACATTCCCTTCACCCATTATACCGGAGATGTCTTGAGCATCCTCACGGTCTGCGTTAACTCGCCGATGGCGCTGCTCCTCGCCGTAAAGCTCAACAGGCTCAAGCCGGACAGGTTCAAGTATTATCTTTCCCTGGCCACCATCGTCGTCGGCAGCCTTGTGGTCATTTTCGAGGTCATTCTCTCGATCAAGGGAGGGCGCCTCACCTTTCTCCTGGCGACCTTCTGCTCGCCCTTTTTCTTTTTCCTCTTCGCGGCCTTTTTCGCCCGTGATCTTATGAAAAAGAACGCCGAGATCGGCCATCTCTACGACCGCCTCAAGGAGGACGAGCCAGTCATAAACGAAACGACCCAGGAGAAGCTCGACAAGGTGGTGCAGTTCATAAAGGAAAACTACACCTCCGACCTGTCCCGCGAAGGCCTTGCCGCCGCGGTGGGACTGAACCCCAATTACATGAGCACCCTCTTCAAGAAATACACGGGCTACAAGATCAATGACTATATCAACAAGCTCAGGATCGAGGAAGCTGCGAAGAAGCTCACGAAGCGCGACGAGAAGATCATCGAGATAGCCTTCGCCGTGGGATTCGAGAGCCTCACCACCTTCAACCGGGTCTTCAAGAGCGTCATCGGCAAGACCCCCACCGAATACCGCGACATGGCGTAA
- a CDS encoding OmpA family protein, with protein MVTQKNKLHNGFLLCFIIILAAAATSCGSNYLYRSQHSPTVSPDGKILIFQSNHENPGKYDCVVRFKTALGWTPPVPLLFANTKMNTAGPFITYDQNYLLLTSDQKSGKGDVDLWIAKRGKLLWGKAENLGAPVNTAGYEGFGSITPDGNTLYFTRECGEKKGKDKFCIYKSAKANGHWTEPVRMAAPVNSEYSDFAPIIMADGATMIFASNRPGGFGGYDLYKTEMMSGGAWSEPVNLGGGINTRHDDRIVSVPASGDVIYYSHPEEKGGRLVYRVKTGKLPEEMKHKSVITIAGVVSDRNNPEKTVDAEIRVTDLQTRAVQVVSSNHEDGKYFVVLNKKKTYDVSVNGKGYLFYSTRFDLGDVTKYDAIIRDIELTPIEKGSSMVLNNLYFKLNSDNVFDFEKSRFELGRLVTLMQTNPAMKIEIGGHTDSSGTEVHNRSLSEKRAQAVCGYLVDHGISKRRLVVRGYGFSKPLSSMSTDKNRRVEITVLSIN; from the coding sequence ATGGTCACACAAAAAAACAAGCTTCATAATGGGTTCCTATTATGCTTCATTATCATCCTGGCGGCCGCGGCCACGTCATGCGGGTCCAACTACCTGTACCGCTCTCAGCACAGCCCCACCGTCTCGCCGGACGGCAAGATACTCATCTTTCAATCGAACCATGAAAACCCGGGCAAGTATGATTGCGTGGTAAGGTTCAAAACGGCCCTGGGATGGACGCCGCCGGTCCCTCTCCTCTTTGCCAATACCAAGATGAACACGGCGGGCCCCTTCATCACCTATGATCAGAATTATCTTCTTTTAACGTCTGACCAGAAGAGCGGTAAGGGCGACGTGGACCTCTGGATCGCGAAGAGAGGGAAATTATTGTGGGGCAAGGCGGAGAACCTGGGGGCCCCCGTCAACACAGCCGGGTACGAGGGGTTCGGGTCCATAACCCCGGACGGCAACACACTCTATTTTACGCGCGAATGCGGCGAAAAGAAAGGAAAAGACAAGTTCTGCATCTACAAATCGGCGAAGGCGAACGGCCACTGGACGGAACCGGTCCGCATGGCCGCGCCGGTCAATTCGGAATACTCCGATTTCGCGCCCATCATCATGGCGGACGGCGCAACGATGATCTTCGCCTCCAACAGGCCCGGCGGCTTCGGCGGGTACGACCTGTACAAGACCGAGATGATGAGCGGCGGCGCCTGGAGCGAGCCGGTGAACCTGGGCGGCGGGATCAACACCAGGCATGATGACCGGATCGTTTCCGTGCCGGCTTCGGGCGATGTCATCTACTATTCGCATCCCGAGGAAAAGGGCGGCAGGCTGGTGTACCGCGTCAAGACCGGGAAGCTCCCCGAGGAGATGAAGCACAAATCGGTCATCACCATCGCCGGGGTCGTGTCCGACAGAAACAACCCGGAGAAAACCGTGGACGCCGAGATCCGCGTGACCGACCTGCAGACCCGCGCCGTCCAGGTCGTCTCCAGCAACCACGAGGACGGCAAGTACTTCGTCGTGCTCAACAAGAAAAAGACCTATGACGTATCGGTGAACGGGAAGGGATACCTCTTCTATTCCACGCGGTTCGACCTGGGCGACGTCACGAAGTACGACGCCATCATCCGCGACATTGAGCTGACGCCGATAGAGAAGGGGTCGTCCATGGTGCTTAACAACCTCTACTTCAAGCTGAACAGCGACAACGTCTTCGATTTCGAGAAGTCCCGGTTCGAGCTGGGCCGCCTGGTGACGCTCATGCAGACGAACCCGGCCATGAAGATCGAGATCGGCGGCCATACGGATTCGTCCGGCACCGAGGTGCATAACAGGTCCCTCTCGGAAAAGAGGGCCCAGGCCGTGTGCGGCTACCTGGTGGACCACGGCATCAGCAAGAGAAGGCTTGTCGTGAGGGGATATGGATTCTCGAAGCCCCTGAGCTCCATGAGCACCGATAAAAACAGGAGGGTGGAGATCACGGTCCTGTCGATCAACTAA
- a CDS encoding glycerophosphodiester phosphodiesterase: MKTSRKVLIAATPLLAIPALIVIASIVMSPPWAGGAIAAKKGLQRPLAIAHRGASHYAPENTIASFALARDLGADYVETDVQRTRDGVLIVFHDDDLSRTTNVAEVFPGREKAPIGSFTWPELRRLDAGSWFNKERPDRARKGFAKLAIPTFREYLALLSSGRNRPGLLIELKKPEYYPSIEREILAELRAGRWIDGVNREVILPAPGDGGDRVTVGLGRNRVILQSFDEKSLAVLKEIAPAIMRNLLVDEDDQKKKGSFAALLDAARALDAEIGPSGYLAWPWNVGAAHRANKFFFIYTIDKEWHFVLFTFFGIDGMITNRCDTYLDFIGRTAPGNPSTLLKLYE, translated from the coding sequence ATGAAAACATCCCGAAAAGTCCTGATTGCTGCTACGCCGCTGCTGGCCATCCCGGCCCTGATAGTTATCGCCTCCATCGTCATGAGCCCGCCCTGGGCGGGCGGCGCCATTGCCGCGAAAAAGGGGCTGCAGCGCCCCCTGGCCATCGCTCACCGCGGCGCGTCCCATTACGCGCCGGAGAACACCATTGCGTCCTTCGCACTGGCGCGGGACCTCGGCGCGGACTACGTGGAAACGGATGTGCAGCGCACCAGGGACGGTGTCCTCATTGTCTTCCATGACGACGATCTCTCCCGAACGACCAACGTGGCGGAGGTCTTCCCCGGACGGGAGAAGGCCCCCATTGGCTCCTTCACCTGGCCTGAGCTCCGGCGCCTCGACGCCGGGTCATGGTTCAACAAGGAGCGCCCGGACCGGGCCAGGAAGGGCTTTGCGAAACTTGCCATCCCGACCTTCAGGGAATACCTCGCCCTGCTCTCGTCCGGGCGCAACAGGCCGGGCCTTCTCATTGAGCTGAAAAAGCCTGAGTATTATCCTTCCATAGAACGGGAGATCCTGGCGGAGCTCCGCGCCGGCCGATGGATTGACGGAGTGAACAGGGAGGTAATCCTCCCCGCGCCGGGGGACGGCGGGGACCGCGTCACCGTAGGCCTCGGCAGGAACCGGGTCATCCTCCAGAGCTTCGACGAGAAGTCCCTCGCCGTTCTGAAAGAAATCGCCCCCGCCATTATGCGGAACCTTCTTGTTGACGAGGACGACCAGAAGAAAAAAGGGAGCTTCGCCGCGCTCCTTGACGCGGCCCGGGCCCTGGACGCGGAGATCGGTCCCAGCGGCTACCTCGCCTGGCCGTGGAACGTCGGCGCGGCCCACCGCGCAAATAAATTTTTCTTCATCTATACGATAGACAAGGAGTGGCATTTTGTCCTTTTCACGTTCTTCGGCATCGACGGGATGATTACGAACCGGTGCGACACCTACCTTGACTTCATCGGTCGGACAGCACCCGGGAACCCTTCAACATTACTGAAGCTGTACGAATAG
- a CDS encoding phenylacetate--CoA ligase gives MYFNKEIETMPLPKMRELQLERLKWSIGHAYNNNAFYRKKYDDAGFHPDQFKSLDDMKRVPFLTKQDMRGNYPFGLFAVPLDKVVRVHSSSGTTGNATVVGYTRKDVGVFAEVVARCLAAYGVTEKDVLQVAYGYGLFTGGLGLHYGGELLGCLTVPISGGNTDRQLMLIKDFGTTVLACTPSYLLNIADYIEKKRPDYDMRKTKLKMGVLGAEPWSENMRKEIESRLGIQAFDIYGLSEVIGPGVSCECQEKSGLHVHEDHFYVEIINPETGEILPEGEKGEIVYTTITKEAFPGIRYRSRDITRLYREPCKCGRTLVKMEKVTGRSDDMLIIRGVNVFPSQIENVLMEVEGTEPHYQIILDRKAALDDVEVMVEVNEKLFSDEVKVLDNLKKKISDRFRSVLGISAKITLVEPMTIARSEGKAVRVVDKRKI, from the coding sequence ATGTACTTCAATAAAGAGATCGAAACAATGCCATTGCCGAAGATGAGGGAGCTGCAGCTGGAGCGGCTCAAGTGGTCCATCGGCCATGCCTACAACAACAACGCATTTTACCGGAAAAAGTACGACGACGCCGGGTTCCACCCGGACCAGTTCAAGAGCCTTGACGACATGAAGCGCGTCCCCTTCCTCACCAAGCAGGACATGCGCGGCAACTATCCCTTCGGGCTCTTTGCCGTTCCCCTCGACAAGGTCGTGCGGGTCCATTCCTCCTCCGGCACCACCGGGAACGCCACGGTCGTGGGCTACACCAGGAAGGACGTGGGGGTCTTCGCCGAGGTGGTGGCGCGGTGCCTGGCGGCCTACGGCGTGACCGAGAAGGACGTGCTGCAGGTTGCCTACGGCTACGGCCTCTTCACCGGTGGCCTCGGCCTCCACTACGGCGGCGAGCTCCTGGGCTGCCTCACGGTGCCCATATCGGGCGGAAACACCGACCGGCAGCTTATGCTCATCAAGGACTTCGGCACCACCGTGCTGGCCTGCACGCCGTCGTACCTCCTGAACATTGCGGATTACATCGAGAAGAAGCGTCCCGATTACGACATGCGCAAGACCAAGCTCAAAATGGGCGTCCTCGGCGCGGAGCCCTGGTCGGAGAACATGCGCAAGGAGATCGAGTCGCGTCTCGGTATCCAGGCTTTCGACATCTATGGACTCTCGGAAGTCATCGGCCCGGGCGTCTCCTGCGAGTGCCAGGAAAAATCCGGCCTCCACGTGCACGAGGACCACTTCTATGTCGAGATCATCAATCCCGAGACCGGCGAGATCCTTCCCGAGGGCGAGAAGGGCGAGATCGTGTACACGACCATCACCAAGGAGGCCTTCCCCGGCATACGGTACCGCTCCCGCGACATCACCAGGCTCTACCGCGAGCCGTGCAAGTGCGGCCGCACCCTGGTGAAGATGGAGAAGGTGACGGGCAGGTCCGACGACATGCTCATCATCCGCGGCGTTAACGTGTTCCCGTCGCAGATCGAGAACGTGCTCATGGAAGTGGAGGGCACCGAGCCGCACTACCAGATCATCCTTGACAGGAAGGCCGCCCTTGACGACGTTGAGGTGATGGTGGAAGTGAACGAGAAGCTCTTCTCCGACGAGGTGAAGGTCCTCGACAATCTGAAGAAAAAGATAAGCGACCGGTTCCGGAGCGTCCTCGGCATCTCGGCGAAGATCACCCTGGTGGAGCCGATGACCATAGCCCGGAGCGAGGGCAAGGCCGTGCGGGTCGTGGACAAGAGGAAGATATAA
- a CDS encoding ACT domain-containing protein — protein MNVTQLSVFMENKPGHLQNVLKTLSDQNINIITLTIAETSDFGILRMIVNDADKAKKVLHDAKFTCSTTEVLAIEIDDTPGSLFKAIDTFAKNKLNIEYMYAFTEKRGDKAVMIFRFDDIEAAKKAMAQEGYQIVKKIDIIGS, from the coding sequence ATGAACGTAACGCAATTATCAGTTTTCATGGAAAATAAACCGGGTCACCTGCAGAACGTGCTGAAGACGCTCTCCGACCAGAACATCAATATCATAACCCTGACGATCGCCGAGACCTCGGATTTCGGCATTTTGCGGATGATCGTCAACGACGCGGACAAGGCGAAGAAGGTCCTTCACGACGCGAAGTTCACCTGCTCGACCACCGAGGTCCTCGCCATCGAGATCGACGACACGCCGGGCTCGCTCTTCAAGGCCATTGACACCTTCGCGAAGAACAAACTCAACATCGAATACATGTACGCCTTCACCGAAAAGCGGGGCGACAAGGCGGTCATGATCTTTCGCTTCGACGACATCGAGGCGGCCAAGAAGGCCATGGCGCAGGAAGGATACCAGATCGTTAAGAAGATAGATATCATTGGAAGTTAA
- a CDS encoding indolepyruvate ferredoxin oxidoreductase subunit alpha → MEKKVLLGNEAIARGAYEAGCHVATAYPGTPSTEILETIARDYRDIKAQWSPNEKVALEVAAGASVAGGRALAAMKHVGLNVAADPLFTFSYTGVNGGFVIINADDPMAWSSQNEQDNRHMARAAKVLMIEPSSPQECKDFTKLAFEISEKFDRPVIVRITTRIAHSQGIVEILPKDNVPVKPFVRNFQKFVMLPVHARPRHVFIEEQHKKLKEYSNMSSLNRIEWGGKKRGIITDGVAYQYVKEVCPDDSVLKIGMVWPMPDDIIREFAAGVEKLYVVEELDPFIEDYVKALGIPCTGKEIIPICFELTPEIVDQALNGKAHPGKYPKYDTSPIPPRPPALCKGCPHGFVFTVLGKLDLNVNGDIGCYTLAALPPYSAMHTQGCMGAGIGMHLGMEKAHGPEMARKSVAVIGDSTFIHSGITPLIDLVYNKGTGTVIILDNRGTAMTGHQEHPATGKTLMGEETHSLDLEMLVKACGVKRVVVTDPKNMDEFERIVREEVAAPEPSVIISLRKCILMK, encoded by the coding sequence ATGGAGAAGAAGGTCTTACTGGGCAACGAGGCCATCGCGCGCGGAGCGTACGAGGCAGGGTGCCATGTTGCCACGGCATATCCCGGAACGCCGAGCACCGAAATCCTGGAAACCATAGCGCGGGACTACCGCGATATCAAGGCGCAATGGTCGCCCAACGAGAAGGTGGCCCTAGAGGTCGCCGCGGGCGCCTCGGTGGCCGGCGGGCGGGCCCTCGCGGCCATGAAGCACGTGGGACTCAACGTGGCGGCCGACCCGCTCTTCACCTTTTCCTACACCGGCGTGAACGGCGGCTTCGTCATCATCAACGCCGACGACCCCATGGCCTGGAGCTCCCAGAACGAGCAGGACAACCGACACATGGCCCGGGCCGCCAAGGTCCTCATGATCGAGCCGTCGAGCCCCCAGGAGTGCAAGGATTTCACCAAGCTCGCCTTCGAGATCTCCGAGAAATTCGACCGGCCGGTGATCGTGCGGATCACGACCCGCATCGCCCATTCCCAGGGGATCGTCGAGATCCTTCCGAAAGACAATGTCCCGGTGAAGCCCTTCGTGCGCAATTTCCAGAAGTTCGTCATGCTTCCCGTGCACGCCCGGCCTCGCCACGTCTTCATCGAGGAGCAGCACAAGAAGCTGAAGGAATATTCCAACATGAGCAGCCTCAACCGGATCGAGTGGGGCGGAAAGAAGCGCGGCATCATAACCGACGGCGTCGCCTACCAGTACGTGAAGGAAGTCTGCCCGGACGACTCGGTGCTGAAGATCGGCATGGTCTGGCCCATGCCGGACGACATCATCAGGGAGTTCGCCGCCGGTGTGGAGAAGCTTTACGTGGTGGAGGAGCTTGATCCCTTCATTGAAGATTACGTGAAGGCCCTCGGCATTCCCTGCACGGGCAAGGAGATCATCCCGATCTGCTTCGAGCTCACCCCGGAGATCGTCGACCAGGCCCTGAACGGCAAGGCCCACCCGGGAAAATATCCCAAATACGACACCAGCCCGATACCGCCCCGGCCGCCGGCGCTCTGCAAGGGGTGCCCCCACGGCTTCGTGTTCACGGTCCTGGGCAAGCTTGACCTGAACGTGAACGGCGACATCGGCTGCTATACCCTGGCGGCGCTCCCGCCCTACTCGGCGATGCACACCCAGGGCTGCATGGGCGCGGGCATCGGCATGCACCTGGGCATGGAGAAGGCCCACGGCCCGGAGATGGCGCGCAAGAGCGTCGCCGTCATCGGCGATTCCACCTTCATCCACTCGGGCATCACGCCGCTCATCGACCTGGTCTACAACAAGGGGACCGGTACGGTCATCATCCTGGACAACCGGGGCACGGCCATGACCGGTCACCAGGAGCATCCCGCCACGGGGAAGACCCTCATGGGCGAGGAGACCCACTCCCTTGACCTGGAGATGCTGGTGAAGGCCTGCGGCGTGAAGCGGGTCGTGGTGACTGACCCGAAGAACATGGACGAGTTTGAGAGGATCGTGCGGGAGGAGGTTGCCGCTCCGGAGCCGTCGGTCATCATATCGCTGAGAAAATGTATCTTGATGAAGTGA
- a CDS encoding indolepyruvate oxidoreductase subunit beta codes for MKNVIFAGVGGQGVILASKILMEVAMNAGYDVKESEVHGMAQRGGSVDCNVRYGEKVFSPLIPKEEADFIVSLETLEVMRKLEYLAPQGKLIVNREKVDPAPVQTGAMKYPTDLEEWVGKNVKNSIFVDTEPILKEVGTRKALNIVMLGILSRDLEFTQPQWEAAIKSLVKEKFLEMNLKAFTMGREYK; via the coding sequence ATGAAGAACGTTATATTCGCCGGAGTCGGCGGCCAGGGCGTTATCCTGGCGAGCAAGATTCTCATGGAAGTGGCCATGAATGCCGGCTACGATGTCAAGGAATCGGAGGTCCACGGCATGGCCCAGCGGGGCGGCAGCGTCGACTGCAACGTCCGCTACGGTGAGAAGGTATTCTCCCCGCTGATCCCGAAGGAGGAAGCCGATTTCATCGTGAGCCTCGAAACGCTCGAGGTCATGAGGAAGCTGGAATACCTCGCGCCCCAGGGGAAGCTCATCGTGAACCGCGAGAAAGTGGACCCCGCGCCGGTGCAGACCGGGGCGATGAAATATCCGACCGACCTGGAGGAATGGGTCGGGAAGAACGTGAAGAACTCTATTTTTGTTGACACCGAGCCCATACTGAAAGAAGTTGGCACCCGCAAGGCGCTGAACATAGTGATGCTGGGTATCCTTTCGCGGGATCTCGAGTTCACCCAGCCGCAATGGGAGGCGGCCATCAAGTCCCTGGTCAAGGAGAAGTTCCTTGAGATGAACCTGAAGGCCTTCACGATGGGCAGGGAATACAAGTGA
- a CDS encoding M48 family metallopeptidase, translating to MVERQQTALKTSREKEYNAIKLRLSIADIILNVIIIGILAFSGISPLIVGTVAGYVANDYLAFLIFITVVGIIYSVLDFPFDFYGGYVVEHRFDLSNQTVPAWFLEKIKGAAVGIVVGVPVAMVFYLFLKMTGWLWWLWFSTFMFFISVFLARIAPVAIFPLFYKFKELESEEIRARIAGLLDGKGISIRGIYSFNLSKDTKKANAGFTGIGRSKRIILSDTLIERFTPDEIAVIFAHEMGHYKKRHIVRSIVLGAASIFLSFFLCGELYRITLGHLGYTAVHDIAAIPILFFYLTLFSLVTMPLSNALSRRYEREADRYALDATHDRESFISSMDKLADLNLADRDPNPVTEFMFYSHPSIKKRIALARSHVL from the coding sequence ATGGTCGAACGGCAGCAAACAGCGCTCAAGACGTCCCGGGAAAAAGAGTACAACGCGATAAAGCTGCGCCTCTCCATCGCCGATATCATCCTTAATGTGATCATCATCGGCATCCTGGCCTTCAGCGGCATATCGCCCCTCATCGTCGGGACCGTGGCCGGATATGTCGCGAACGACTACCTGGCCTTTCTCATCTTCATCACCGTGGTGGGGATCATCTACTCGGTCCTCGATTTTCCCTTCGATTTTTACGGCGGCTACGTGGTGGAGCACCGCTTCGATCTTTCCAACCAGACGGTGCCGGCGTGGTTCCTGGAAAAGATCAAGGGCGCGGCCGTGGGGATCGTGGTGGGGGTTCCGGTGGCGATGGTGTTCTACCTCTTCCTGAAAATGACCGGCTGGCTCTGGTGGCTCTGGTTCAGCACCTTCATGTTCTTCATCTCCGTGTTCCTGGCGCGAATAGCGCCGGTGGCGATCTTTCCCCTCTTTTACAAGTTCAAGGAGCTCGAATCGGAAGAGATCCGCGCGCGCATCGCCGGGCTCCTGGACGGGAAGGGGATCTCCATCAGGGGGATCTATTCCTTCAACCTGAGCAAGGACACGAAGAAGGCCAACGCGGGCTTCACCGGCATCGGCAGGAGCAAGCGCATCATCCTGAGCGACACCCTGATCGAGCGCTTCACTCCGGACGAGATCGCCGTGATCTTCGCCCACGAGATGGGCCACTATAAAAAGCGCCACATCGTCAGGTCCATCGTCCTCGGGGCGGCCAGCATCTTCCTCTCGTTCTTTCTCTGCGGTGAGCTCTACCGGATCACCCTGGGACACCTCGGCTATACCGCCGTACACGATATCGCCGCGATACCGATACTCTTCTTCTACCTGACCCTCTTCAGCCTGGTGACCATGCCGCTGTCCAACGCCCTCTCCCGGCGTTACGAGCGCGAGGCCGACCGCTACGCCCTTGACGCGACCCACGACAGGGAGTCCTTCATCTCCTCCATGGACAAGCTCGCGGACCTGAACCTGGCCGACCGGGACCCGAACCCGGTGACGGAGTTCATGTTCTACAGCCACCCTTCTATCAAGAAGCGGATCGCCCTGGCGCGGAGCCACGTGCTGTAG
- a CDS encoding enoyl-CoA hydratase/isomerase family protein, translated as MNYETITFEKPETGIGLLTLNRPASYNALNEAMILELEDFWRERLYDSSTRVIILSGGGAKGFCAGLDMKYVGEMAPQWDMEKFYIFQARFARLNLAMRRCPQPIICCVHGAAAGQGFSFTLSSDIRVVTPDSKYCAAYINIGLGGADMSCSYFLPRLIGAGRAYEIMYTGEYYPAEEMYRLGLISRIVEKDKLMETAMGFATTMMKKNQLALRFTKEAINMNIDAPGLEHALQMEDRNQTLLGMGIFMKKG; from the coding sequence ATGAACTACGAAACCATCACCTTTGAAAAACCGGAAACCGGGATCGGCCTGCTGACCCTGAACCGGCCGGCATCGTATAACGCGCTGAACGAGGCCATGATCCTCGAGCTTGAGGATTTCTGGCGCGAGCGCCTCTATGACAGCAGCACCAGGGTCATCATACTCAGCGGCGGCGGCGCCAAGGGCTTCTGCGCCGGCCTCGACATGAAGTACGTGGGAGAGATGGCGCCGCAGTGGGACATGGAGAAGTTCTACATCTTCCAGGCGCGGTTCGCGCGGCTTAACCTGGCTATGCGCCGCTGCCCGCAGCCGATCATCTGCTGCGTCCACGGCGCGGCCGCGGGCCAGGGCTTCAGCTTCACCCTCTCCTCGGACATCAGGGTCGTGACCCCGGATTCCAAGTACTGCGCGGCCTACATCAACATCGGCCTCGGCGGGGCCGACATGTCCTGCAGCTATTTCCTTCCCCGCCTGATCGGCGCGGGACGCGCCTACGAGATCATGTACACCGGCGAGTACTATCCCGCGGAGGAGATGTACCGCCTCGGCCTGATAAGCAGGATCGTTGAGAAGGACAAGCTCATGGAGACCGCCATGGGATTCGCCACCACGATGATGAAGAAGAACCAGCTGGCCCTCCGTTTCACCAAGGAGGCCATCAACATGAACATCGACGCGCCGGGGCTTGAGCACGCCCTCCAGATGGAGGACCGGAACCAGACCCTGCTGGGAATGGGAATCTTCATGAAGAAGGGGTGA